The Primulina huaijiensis isolate GDHJ02 chromosome 12, ASM1229523v2, whole genome shotgun sequence genome has a window encoding:
- the LOC140989658 gene encoding protein C2-DOMAIN ABA-RELATED 7-like: MDALGLLRIRVKRGINLSVRDTATSDPYVVVTCGELRVKTKAVKDSCNPEWDDELTIYIKHLDVPIILCVYDKDTFTGDDSMGDAQIDIKPYVECLKMGLQDLPDNTKVDRVQPSQENCLANESCVVWNKGKMTQDMTLRLRNAECGEVEIQIEWIDVLGCKGLHRPTSLSM, from the exons ATGGATGCTTTGGGTCTGCTGAGGATTCGGGTCAAACGAGGTATCAATCTTTCTGTGCGAGACACGGCCACCAGTGATCCGTACGTTGTCGTCACATGCGGCGAGCTG CGGGTGAAGACTAAAGCCGTCAAGGACAGCTGCAACCCCGAATGGGACGACGAGTTGACGATTTATATCAAGCATCTAGATGTTCCTATTATTCTC TGTGTGTATGACAAAGATACCTTCACCGGAGACGATAGCATGGGAGACGCCCAAATCGACATTAAACCTTACGTAGAATGTCTGAAAATGGGATTGCAAGATCTCCCAGATAACACTAAAGTAGATAGGGTCCAGCCAAGCCAAGAGAATTGCCTAGCTAATGAAAGCTGTGTTGTCTGGAACAAAGGTAAGATGACCCAAGATATGACTCTCAGGTTGAGGAACGCAGAATGCGGTGAAGTCGAGATTCAGATTGAATGGATCGACGTTCTTGGTTGCAAAGGTCTCCATCGACCCACCAGTCTTTCTATGTGA
- the LOC140989657 gene encoding protein CHROMATIN REMODELING 19 isoform X2 → MKRDRELIEVSDDEWSLHSDSFKPSRVFKPTPSSGNPPPPIESFAYNPKPIHVIDSSSSSEENGNVGFRSGNEFEGLEDDDADMEIGKGAATSNRGNRFVISDDEDDPVEFSFSFSDEDDDVGEEVEEEEDVVKKALRKCEKISAELKRELYGTTSEVCDRYSEVELGASSSVRIVTQNDVNEVCGSGDSDFKPILKPYQLVGVNFLLLLYRKKIGGAILADEMGLASVLENWERELNKWCPSFTVLQYHGSARSAHSKELNSLGKAGLPPPFDVILVCYSLFERHSVQQKDDRKILRHWKWGCVLMDEAHALKDKNSYRWKNLMSVARNARQRLMLTGTPLQNDLHELWSMLEFMMPDLFETGDVDLKKLLNAEDRDLISRMKSILGPFILRRLKSDVMQQLVPKTQKIEYVLMGKQQEDAYQEAIENYRIASQSRVTRSSETSLRNIASILPRRQISNYFFEFRKIANHPLLVRRIYTDDDIVRFAKMLHPKGVFGFECTLERVIEELRTYNDFSIHRLLLYYGDANVKGILSEEHVMVSGKCRALAELLPVLNQYGHRVLIFSQWTSMLDILEWALDVIGLTYRRLDGSTQVTERQTIVDTFNKDTSIFACLLSTRAGGQGLNLTGADTVVIHDMDFNPQIDRQAEDRCHRIGQTKPVTVYRLVTKNTVDENVYEIAKRKLTLDAAVLESGIQLDNQGDVPDKTMAEILSSMLR, encoded by the exons ATGAAACGAGACCGAGAATTGATCGAAGTGTCGGATGATGAGTGGTCCCTTCACTCCGATTCCTTCAAACCCTCTCGAGTCTTCAAACCCACGCCCAGTTCTGGAAACCCCCCTCCACCCATTGAATCGTTCGCTTACAATCCGAAACCCATTCATGTAATCGACAGTTCTTCATCTTCCGAGGAGAATGGAAACGTGGGTTTTAGAAGTGGTAATGAATTCGAAGGGCTGGAGGATGATGATGCCGACATGGAGATTGGTAAGGGTGCGGCAACGAGCAATCGCGGGAATAGGTTTGTGATTTCGGATGATGAGGATGACCCAGTTGagttctcattttctttttcggACGAGGATGATGATGTGGGGGAGGAGGTGGAGGAGGAGGAAGATGTTGTTAAGAAGGCCCTGCGGAAGTGTGAAAAGATTTCTGCTGAGCTGAAGCGGGAGCTGTATGGTACAACCTCGGAAGTTTGTGACCGCTACTCAGAGGTGGAGTTGGGTGCTTCTTCTTCAGTTAGAATTGTCACTCAG AATGATGTCAATGAAGTGTGTGGAAGTGGAGATTCAGATTTTAAGCCAATACTGAAGCCATACCAGCTTGTTGGAGTCAATTTTCTACTACTATTGTACAGAAAGAAAATCGGGGGAG CTATATTGGCTGATGAGATGGGTCTTG CCTCTGTGTTGGAGAACTGGGAAAGGGAGCTTAATAAATGGTGCCCATCGTTCACTGTGCTTCAATACCACGGTTCTGCAAGATCTGCTCATTCAAAAGAGTTGAATTCTCTTGGCAAGGCTGGTTTGCCACCACCTTTTGATGTTATACTTGTGTGCTATTCACTTTTTGAACGCCACAG TGTGCAGCAGAAAGATGACCGAAAAATACTTAGACACTGGAAATGGGGCTGTGTTTTAATGGATGAAGCTCATGCTTTGAAGGATAAGAACAGCTACAGATGGAAAAATTTAATGTCGGTGGCACGGAATGCAAGACAGCGGCTGATGCTTACTGGGACACCGTTACAAAATGATTTACAT GAGCTGTGGTCTATGTTGGAGTTTATGATGCCTGATCTTTTTGAAACGGGAGATGTTGACTTAAAAAAGTTGCTAAATGCAGAAGATAGAGATTTAATTTCTAGGATGAAGTCCATTTTGGGCCCATTCATCTTAAGACGGTTAAAATCAGATGTCATGCAGCAGCTAGTTCCAAAAACACAGAAG ATTGAGTATGTTCTCATGGGAAAACAACAAGAAGATGCTTATCAAGAAGCAATTGAGAATTATCGTATTGCATCTCAATCTCGTGTGACGAGGTCTTCAGAAACCTCCCTACGCAACATTGCTAGTATTTTACCTCGGCGAcaaatttctaattatttttttgagtttcGTAAG ATCGCAAATCATCCTTTATTGGTGCGACGCATTTACACAGATGATGATATTGTTCGTTTTGCTAAAATGTTGCATCCAAAAGGTGTGTTTGGCTTTGAATGTACCTTGGAACGGGTCATTGAGGAGCTCAGAACTTATAACGACTTCTCAATCCACAGG cttttacTATATTACGGGGATGCCAATGTGAAGGGAATTCTTTCTGAAGAACATGTTATGGTTTCGGGCAAGTGCCGG GCATTGGCCGAACTACTCCCTGTACTAAACCAATATGGACATCGTGTTCTTATATTTAGCCAATGGACGTCAATGCTTGACATATTGGAGTGGGCTTTGGACGTGATTGGTCTCACTTACAGGCGCCTTGATGGAAG CACACAGGTGACAGAAAGACAGACAATCGTTGATACCTTCAACAAGGACACCTCAATCTTTGCATGCTTGCTGTCCACAAGGGCTGGAGGGCAGGGTTTGAACTTGACAGGAGCTGATACAGTTGTAATTCATGACATGGATTTTAATCCTCAGATTGATCGGCAGGCTGAAGATCGCTGCCATCGTATTGGGCAAACCAAGCCAGTCACAGTATACAG GCTCGTGACAAAGAATACAGTTGATGAGAACGTTTACGAGATTGCTAAAAGGAAGCTAACATTGGATGCAGCAGTGCTGGAGTCTGGAATTCAACTTGATAATCAAGGTGATGTGCCTGATAAGACTATGGCTGAGATATTATCATCGATGTTGCGGTGA
- the LOC140989766 gene encoding thioredoxin X, chloroplastic-like, whose amino-acid sequence MEKTSMPIASSVPMIPCCSKLPAVRVTAAGSGYGLSSHSSSAFSRVCWSSLRNWMITPLARSSKKTSINCGAAVREIDENEFYDVVLKSERPVLVEFVAAWCGPCRLIAPALETLAQEYQEKLMVVKVDHDSNPQLIEKYKVYGLPTLIVFQDGQEVPGSRKEGAITKAKLKEYVDKHLDSVSIF is encoded by the exons ATGGAGAAGACGTCGATGCCGATTGCATCCTCGGTTCCGATGATTCCGTGCTGTTCTAAGCTGCCTGCGGTTCGTGTAACGGCTGCCGGAAGTGGCTACGGGCTTTCTTCTCACTCTTCTTCGGCTTTCAGTAGAGTTTGCTGGAGCTCGCTACGAAATTGGATGATTACGCCCTTGGCGAGGTCTTCGAAGAAAACCTCGATCAATTGTGGTGCCGCGGTGCGGGAGATAGACGAGAATGAGTTCTACGATGTCGTCTTAAAGTCGGAACGTCCGGTCCTTGTTGAGTTCGTGGCTGCTTGGTGCGGTCCCTGCCGTTTGATTGCTCCCGCGCTTGAAACCCTAGCGCAG GAGTATCAAGAAAAGCTGATGGTTGTTAAAGTTGATCATGATTCAAACCCACAACTGATTGAGAAATACAAGGTTTATGGATTGCCAACATTGATAGTCTTCCAAGATGGCCAGGAAGTTCCAGGAAGCAGGAAGGAGGGTGCAATAACCAAAGCTAAACTTAAAGAGTATGTAGACAAACATCTGGACTCAGTATCCATCTTTTAA
- the LOC140989657 gene encoding protein CHROMATIN REMODELING 19 isoform X1 — protein MKRDRELIEVSDDEWSLHSDSFKPSRVFKPTPSSGNPPPPIESFAYNPKPIHVIDSSSSSEENGNVGFRSGNEFEGLEDDDADMEIGKGAATSNRGNRFVISDDEDDPVEFSFSFSDEDDDVGEEVEEEEDVVKKALRKCEKISAELKRELYGTTSEVCDRYSEVELGASSSVRIVTQNDVNEVCGSGDSDFKPILKPYQLVGVNFLLLLYRKKIGGAILADEMGLGKTIQAITYLTLLRHLEDDPGPHLIVCPASVLENWERELNKWCPSFTVLQYHGSARSAHSKELNSLGKAGLPPPFDVILVCYSLFERHSVQQKDDRKILRHWKWGCVLMDEAHALKDKNSYRWKNLMSVARNARQRLMLTGTPLQNDLHELWSMLEFMMPDLFETGDVDLKKLLNAEDRDLISRMKSILGPFILRRLKSDVMQQLVPKTQKIEYVLMGKQQEDAYQEAIENYRIASQSRVTRSSETSLRNIASILPRRQISNYFFEFRKIANHPLLVRRIYTDDDIVRFAKMLHPKGVFGFECTLERVIEELRTYNDFSIHRLLLYYGDANVKGILSEEHVMVSGKCRALAELLPVLNQYGHRVLIFSQWTSMLDILEWALDVIGLTYRRLDGSTQVTERQTIVDTFNKDTSIFACLLSTRAGGQGLNLTGADTVVIHDMDFNPQIDRQAEDRCHRIGQTKPVTVYRLVTKNTVDENVYEIAKRKLTLDAAVLESGIQLDNQGDVPDKTMAEILSSMLR, from the exons ATGAAACGAGACCGAGAATTGATCGAAGTGTCGGATGATGAGTGGTCCCTTCACTCCGATTCCTTCAAACCCTCTCGAGTCTTCAAACCCACGCCCAGTTCTGGAAACCCCCCTCCACCCATTGAATCGTTCGCTTACAATCCGAAACCCATTCATGTAATCGACAGTTCTTCATCTTCCGAGGAGAATGGAAACGTGGGTTTTAGAAGTGGTAATGAATTCGAAGGGCTGGAGGATGATGATGCCGACATGGAGATTGGTAAGGGTGCGGCAACGAGCAATCGCGGGAATAGGTTTGTGATTTCGGATGATGAGGATGACCCAGTTGagttctcattttctttttcggACGAGGATGATGATGTGGGGGAGGAGGTGGAGGAGGAGGAAGATGTTGTTAAGAAGGCCCTGCGGAAGTGTGAAAAGATTTCTGCTGAGCTGAAGCGGGAGCTGTATGGTACAACCTCGGAAGTTTGTGACCGCTACTCAGAGGTGGAGTTGGGTGCTTCTTCTTCAGTTAGAATTGTCACTCAG AATGATGTCAATGAAGTGTGTGGAAGTGGAGATTCAGATTTTAAGCCAATACTGAAGCCATACCAGCTTGTTGGAGTCAATTTTCTACTACTATTGTACAGAAAGAAAATCGGGGGAG CTATATTGGCTGATGAGATGGGTCTTGGTAAGACTATCCAG GCTATTACATATCTGACCCTGTTGAGGCATTTGGAAGATGACCCTGGTCCACATTTAATTGTTTGTCCAGCCTCTGTGTTGGAGAACTGGGAAAGGGAGCTTAATAAATGGTGCCCATCGTTCACTGTGCTTCAATACCACGGTTCTGCAAGATCTGCTCATTCAAAAGAGTTGAATTCTCTTGGCAAGGCTGGTTTGCCACCACCTTTTGATGTTATACTTGTGTGCTATTCACTTTTTGAACGCCACAG TGTGCAGCAGAAAGATGACCGAAAAATACTTAGACACTGGAAATGGGGCTGTGTTTTAATGGATGAAGCTCATGCTTTGAAGGATAAGAACAGCTACAGATGGAAAAATTTAATGTCGGTGGCACGGAATGCAAGACAGCGGCTGATGCTTACTGGGACACCGTTACAAAATGATTTACAT GAGCTGTGGTCTATGTTGGAGTTTATGATGCCTGATCTTTTTGAAACGGGAGATGTTGACTTAAAAAAGTTGCTAAATGCAGAAGATAGAGATTTAATTTCTAGGATGAAGTCCATTTTGGGCCCATTCATCTTAAGACGGTTAAAATCAGATGTCATGCAGCAGCTAGTTCCAAAAACACAGAAG ATTGAGTATGTTCTCATGGGAAAACAACAAGAAGATGCTTATCAAGAAGCAATTGAGAATTATCGTATTGCATCTCAATCTCGTGTGACGAGGTCTTCAGAAACCTCCCTACGCAACATTGCTAGTATTTTACCTCGGCGAcaaatttctaattatttttttgagtttcGTAAG ATCGCAAATCATCCTTTATTGGTGCGACGCATTTACACAGATGATGATATTGTTCGTTTTGCTAAAATGTTGCATCCAAAAGGTGTGTTTGGCTTTGAATGTACCTTGGAACGGGTCATTGAGGAGCTCAGAACTTATAACGACTTCTCAATCCACAGG cttttacTATATTACGGGGATGCCAATGTGAAGGGAATTCTTTCTGAAGAACATGTTATGGTTTCGGGCAAGTGCCGG GCATTGGCCGAACTACTCCCTGTACTAAACCAATATGGACATCGTGTTCTTATATTTAGCCAATGGACGTCAATGCTTGACATATTGGAGTGGGCTTTGGACGTGATTGGTCTCACTTACAGGCGCCTTGATGGAAG CACACAGGTGACAGAAAGACAGACAATCGTTGATACCTTCAACAAGGACACCTCAATCTTTGCATGCTTGCTGTCCACAAGGGCTGGAGGGCAGGGTTTGAACTTGACAGGAGCTGATACAGTTGTAATTCATGACATGGATTTTAATCCTCAGATTGATCGGCAGGCTGAAGATCGCTGCCATCGTATTGGGCAAACCAAGCCAGTCACAGTATACAG GCTCGTGACAAAGAATACAGTTGATGAGAACGTTTACGAGATTGCTAAAAGGAAGCTAACATTGGATGCAGCAGTGCTGGAGTCTGGAATTCAACTTGATAATCAAGGTGATGTGCCTGATAAGACTATGGCTGAGATATTATCATCGATGTTGCGGTGA